A genomic stretch from Bdellovibrionales bacterium includes:
- a CDS encoding ROK family protein, with the protein MKKMTYTIGLDLGGTKLAAALLNQKGEMLDFIKVPVDMKREGSAAKTQKRVIELMADICVDFKNRFPRETSGASFRGVGLASAGPLNTEEGKLVHPVNYPGWKVVPIRDLLKKELQARKFKTSVFFQHDATAAALAEGWVGGAKGMSSFAVVTIGTGVGTGLIFNGRPGQSRGMGSEYGHIVIDIQKLMAHPNQIHHCTVEGIASGTALLRRAKDMGFQGKSVEELVMAKDEKYQVLYKDMAWALASLCYNLSIGYNLENIFLSGGLIKIRDLYLKDLKAHYKNLIRQVNPAFECKIEVAKTKNHAGVLGAGYLPYLGA; encoded by the coding sequence ATGAAGAAGATGACATATACGATCGGCCTGGATCTCGGCGGTACGAAGCTTGCTGCTGCTTTATTAAACCAAAAAGGCGAAATGCTGGATTTTATCAAAGTGCCGGTTGATATGAAGCGCGAAGGTTCTGCGGCGAAGACGCAAAAACGCGTGATCGAACTCATGGCAGATATCTGCGTTGATTTTAAAAACCGCTTCCCGCGGGAAACATCCGGAGCTTCTTTTCGAGGCGTCGGCCTTGCAAGTGCGGGCCCTCTGAACACCGAAGAAGGAAAGCTCGTTCATCCGGTGAACTATCCAGGTTGGAAAGTCGTTCCTATTCGTGATCTTTTAAAAAAAGAACTCCAAGCACGCAAATTTAAGACTTCCGTTTTCTTCCAGCATGATGCCACAGCGGCCGCTCTTGCTGAAGGCTGGGTTGGCGGCGCCAAAGGCATGTCGTCGTTTGCGGTCGTCACCATCGGTACCGGTGTCGGCACGGGCCTTATCTTTAACGGTCGCCCAGGGCAAAGTCGCGGCATGGGTTCGGAGTACGGTCATATTGTTATTGATATTCAGAAACTGATGGCCCACCCGAACCAGATTCACCACTGCACAGTTGAAGGAATTGCTTCGGGCACGGCTCTTCTTCGCCGCGCTAAAGACATGGGTTTTCAAGGAAAGTCCGTCGAAGAACTTGTGATGGCAAAAGATGAGAAGTACCAAGTTCTTTACAAGGACATGGCTTGGGCTCTTGCGAGTCTGTGCTACAATCTTTCAATTGGTTACAACCTCGAGAATATTTTCTTAAGCGGTGGGTTGATTAAAATCCGCGATCTATACCTTAAAGACTTAAAAGCTCATTACAAAAATCTGATCCGTCAGGTGAATCCGGCTTTTGAATGCAAGATTGAAGTTGCTAAGACTAAAAACCATGCCGGCGTCCTCGGTGCGGGCTATTTACCATATTTAGGCGCTTAA
- a CDS encoding alpha-amylase family protein: MKFLFCCFTILLTSLQVSAAPRTVFLQMFEWPWNDIAQECETYLGPAGFSAVQVSPPHENIIWQNNPWWERYQVASYKIESRSGNEKEFASMVRRCKAAGVDIYVDAVINHMTGIPSGTGIAGSKFDHYNYPGLFSYQDFHHCGRNGNDDIVNFDDRYELQFCELVDLADLATESDYVRGKIAEYLNHLLDLGVAGFRIDAAKHIPASDLQAIFSRLKKNPYIYSEIIYSPTGPIQFNEYTPFGDVMAYAYGETIANGIRSRNMDTLRHAADGFPASDKSVVFLTNHDLERGNSVLSYNGSERNLYKLAQVFLLSWPYGYPHLYTGYTFNDREAGPPLDQNLHTKSVFNSQGECRAPWTCEHREREVAAMVHFRNQTDRSFIVYNWWSNGRDVLAFSRGNQGFVAINFGNQNYTADFSSALPDGTYCNVLVENYNIRSRSCTEGYQVTNGRVRISLPPQTAVVLLEKTDVRIGKNK; the protein is encoded by the coding sequence ATGAAGTTCTTATTTTGCTGTTTTACGATCCTCCTGACTTCACTTCAGGTTTCAGCGGCGCCTCGTACTGTCTTTTTGCAAATGTTTGAATGGCCTTGGAACGACATCGCTCAAGAATGCGAAACCTACTTAGGGCCCGCCGGTTTTTCTGCGGTTCAGGTCTCCCCGCCACACGAAAATATTATTTGGCAAAACAACCCTTGGTGGGAGCGCTACCAGGTTGCAAGTTATAAAATTGAATCCCGCAGTGGTAACGAAAAAGAGTTTGCCAGCATGGTTCGCCGTTGTAAGGCCGCTGGCGTTGATATCTACGTCGATGCGGTGATCAATCACATGACTGGCATTCCTAGTGGCACGGGCATCGCGGGGTCTAAGTTTGATCACTACAACTATCCTGGCCTTTTCAGCTATCAGGACTTTCATCATTGCGGCAGAAATGGCAACGACGACATCGTTAATTTTGATGACCGCTATGAATTGCAATTCTGCGAACTCGTGGATCTTGCGGATCTTGCGACGGAGTCCGATTACGTGCGCGGAAAAATTGCCGAGTACTTAAATCACTTGCTAGATCTTGGCGTTGCCGGGTTCCGTATTGATGCCGCAAAACATATTCCAGCTTCTGATCTTCAGGCGATCTTCTCGCGCTTAAAGAAGAATCCTTACATTTACTCGGAGATCATCTACAGCCCGACGGGTCCTATTCAGTTTAATGAATACACGCCGTTTGGCGATGTCATGGCGTATGCCTACGGCGAGACCATCGCCAACGGCATTCGTTCCCGGAATATGGACACTCTTCGCCATGCCGCTGATGGCTTTCCTGCAAGTGACAAGTCGGTTGTGTTCTTAACCAATCACGATCTTGAACGTGGCAATAGCGTTTTAAGTTATAACGGCTCTGAAAGAAACCTCTACAAGCTTGCTCAGGTCTTTTTGTTGTCTTGGCCTTATGGCTATCCTCACCTCTATACCGGTTACACCTTTAACGATCGCGAGGCCGGGCCGCCTTTGGATCAGAATCTGCACACGAAGTCTGTATTTAACAGTCAGGGCGAATGTCGCGCTCCTTGGACGTGCGAGCACCGTGAGCGCGAAGTGGCGGCGATGGTTCACTTCCGTAACCAAACGGATCGTTCGTTCATCGTTTACAACTGGTGGAGTAACGGCCGCGATGTTCTCGCGTTTAGCCGTGGCAACCAGGGCTTTGTCGCCATTAACTTTGGCAATCAAAACTACACTGCAGATTTCAGTTCGGCTCTTCCTGATGGAACCTATTGCAACGTCTTGGTTGAAAACTACAATATCCGCTCACGCTCTTGCACTGAGGGTTATCAAGTCACCAACGGGCGCGTGCGGATCAGCTTACCTCCACAAACTGCCGTCGTATTGCTTGAAAAAACCGACGTGCGTATAGGTAAAAATAAATGA
- a CDS encoding ABC transporter ATP-binding protein: MAHIEFAKIAKSFGSNEILKGIDLEITSGEFLVLVGPSGCGKSTLLRTLAGLENPDSGEIRVDGKSINKQEPQNRDLSMVFQSYALYPHMNVAENMGFSMRLQKKPKAEIEKRVTEIAQLLQIDHLLDRKPKELSGGQRQRVALGRALTRQTSIVLFDEPLSNLDAHLRSQMRVEIKRIHQKIKSTMIYVTHDQMEATTMGDRIAVLKDGRVEQIGTPTEIYHQPKNLFVARFIGSPEMNFMEGDVVRRLPWPEAQKPEQILGVRPEAFKISTGPLESGELELGSFQIELSENLGGQTMLHGSLEGQNVKILVDSSMSFKPNEKLKLKIDLTKAHVFDKKTGLNQRL, encoded by the coding sequence ATGGCACATATTGAATTTGCAAAAATCGCAAAAAGCTTCGGCAGTAATGAGATTCTTAAGGGAATTGACCTTGAAATCACCTCCGGGGAGTTCCTGGTGCTCGTCGGTCCTTCGGGCTGCGGAAAATCCACTTTACTCAGAACGCTTGCGGGGCTTGAAAATCCAGACTCCGGCGAAATCCGGGTCGATGGCAAGTCTATCAATAAGCAAGAACCTCAGAACCGTGATCTTTCGATGGTTTTTCAGAGCTATGCACTTTATCCGCACATGAATGTCGCTGAGAACATGGGATTTTCCATGCGCCTTCAGAAAAAACCAAAAGCTGAAATCGAAAAACGTGTGACTGAGATCGCTCAGCTTTTGCAAATTGACCACTTACTGGATCGTAAGCCTAAGGAACTCTCTGGCGGTCAGCGCCAACGCGTAGCTTTGGGACGCGCACTGACTCGTCAGACTTCGATTGTACTTTTTGACGAGCCTTTATCGAATCTGGATGCTCATCTTCGCAGCCAAATGCGTGTTGAGATCAAACGCATTCACCAGAAAATTAAAAGCACAATGATCTATGTGACACACGATCAGATGGAAGCCACCACCATGGGCGACCGCATTGCGGTGTTGAAGGATGGCCGTGTCGAGCAAATCGGCACGCCGACTGAGATCTATCACCAGCCAAAGAATCTTTTTGTGGCAAGATTTATCGGCTCACCAGAAATGAATTTCATGGAAGGTGACGTTGTTCGTCGCCTCCCATGGCCCGAGGCGCAAAAACCAGAGCAGATTTTAGGTGTTCGCCCCGAGGCCTTTAAGATCTCTACGGGCCCCCTCGAAAGCGGCGAATTGGAGCTAGGAAGCTTCCAAATCGAGCTTTCAGAAAACCTTGGTGGTCAAACGATGCTTCATGGTTCTCTAGAGGGGCAGAACGTGAAAATTTTAGTCGACTCTTCTATGAGTTTTAAACCCAATGAGAAACTTAAATTAAAGATCGACCTGACAAAGGCCCACGTCTTTGATAAGAAAACAGGACTGAATCAAAGACTTTAA
- a CDS encoding ABC transporter substrate-binding protein, translating to MGRSKFLMVILGCLFALQAYSWDGPHSGPKAQTGKKIIFIASDLRNGGVLGVKSGFMEAIRELCWEVEVKDGGGDINELHKILKTSLRARVDGIVLGGFQPDAEMEDMIPSKHPFLVGWHAGTHPGHTKYLFANITTDLSEVAKLAAESVQTVGSKPPGIVIISDNQFVIANEKVRQITETLKKCKTCHVLSVENISINSAQLRIPELVVRLNRQFGKAWTHTVAVNDIYFDNMNFPLKEIGRNDITNIAAGDGSRVAIGRIKGGGSQQAVTVAEPLLAQGWQLADELNRAFAGKKESGFVTKPIAITKEFLDRSSSEDIESKVSFREAYSSIWKRR from the coding sequence ATGGGCAGGTCAAAGTTTCTAATGGTGATTCTTGGCTGTCTTTTCGCTCTTCAAGCCTATTCGTGGGACGGCCCGCATTCAGGTCCGAAAGCCCAAACCGGCAAGAAAATCATTTTTATTGCAAGCGATCTTAGAAACGGCGGAGTCCTCGGCGTAAAAAGTGGCTTCATGGAAGCCATTCGCGAACTTTGCTGGGAAGTCGAAGTCAAAGACGGTGGCGGGGACATCAATGAGCTCCACAAAATCCTAAAGACATCCCTCCGTGCAAGAGTCGACGGCATTGTCCTTGGTGGCTTTCAGCCTGACGCGGAGATGGAGGATATGATTCCTTCAAAGCATCCTTTCCTGGTTGGCTGGCACGCAGGCACGCATCCAGGGCATACAAAGTATCTTTTTGCGAATATCACAACGGATCTCTCAGAAGTGGCAAAGCTCGCGGCGGAATCTGTTCAGACTGTCGGTAGCAAACCACCAGGCATCGTCATCATCTCAGACAATCAGTTCGTCATTGCCAACGAAAAGGTTCGGCAAATCACAGAAACGCTTAAAAAATGTAAGACCTGCCACGTGCTTTCCGTTGAGAACATCTCGATTAATAGCGCGCAACTTCGCATTCCTGAGCTCGTGGTAAGGCTGAATCGTCAATTCGGCAAGGCCTGGACTCACACGGTGGCTGTCAATGATATTTATTTTGATAATATGAATTTTCCGCTGAAAGAAATTGGCCGCAATGACATTACGAATATCGCGGCCGGAGATGGCTCACGCGTCGCTATAGGCCGTATTAAGGGCGGAGGCTCACAGCAGGCCGTCACAGTGGCTGAGCCGCTACTTGCGCAAGGCTGGCAGCTGGCGGATGAGTTAAATCGTGCTTTTGCCGGTAAAAAAGAAAGCGGCTTCGTGACAAAGCCGATCGCGATCACCAAAGAGTTTCTGGATCGCTCGTCCAGTGAAGACATTGAAAGCAAGGTGAGCTTCCGCGAAGCCTATTCTAGCATCTGGAAGCGCCGTTAA